The following proteins come from a genomic window of Nostoc sp. ATCC 53789:
- a CDS encoding ShlB/FhaC/HecB family hemolysin secretion/activation protein, which yields MKQVVTENSIISSVFSKQQILNKPVSIISGLRPLAFGFVLAAVLSNYQQVIAQTPNPDTLPPGRLEEVPVTPLPTDVLPPTDNNQLVPLPTIPDESIPNQDDSNAKFRVERIEIVGSTVFKPEDFAKITNPFVGKEVTFAELLQIKDAIAKLYIDNGYVTTGALITPQTLEAGTVKIQVIEGSLQEIKIIGNRRLRSQYIRDRIQLGAGKPLNIPRLLEKLQLLRLDPRIQNLSAELQTGVHPGSNVLQVEVEEADTFKLTASLDNGRSPSVGSFRRGVDLQEANLLGLGDTLSVGYANTDGSNSINANYTLPINAHNGTISFGFSQGWNHVIEEPFSVLDIQSDSQSYELGYRQPLVQKPTQELAVGLSFSRQSSQTELGIDNIGPFRLSPGADENGKTNISALRFFQEYTQRSNHYVFAARSQLSFGVDWFDANVSENEPDSRFFAWRGQAQWVRQLAPDTLFLVRGDFQLAADSLVPLEQFGLGGQLSVRGYRQDALLTDNGLLFSAEFRVPIVRANKINGVLQLTPFIDVGKGWNVNGENPSPSTLVSTGLGLLWKQGDDLSARLDWGIPLISVDGEKRSLQENGLYFSLRYSPF from the coding sequence GTGAAACAAGTCGTTACAGAGAACTCTATTATTAGTTCAGTATTTTCTAAGCAACAAATATTAAACAAGCCTGTAAGTATAATCTCTGGACTACGACCTCTGGCATTCGGCTTTGTTTTAGCAGCAGTATTATCTAATTATCAGCAGGTCATTGCCCAAACTCCAAATCCTGACACCCTACCACCCGGTCGGTTAGAAGAAGTTCCGGTAACACCCTTACCCACTGACGTGTTGCCACCAACAGATAACAATCAATTAGTCCCTTTGCCCACAATACCAGATGAGTCAATTCCAAATCAGGATGACTCTAACGCGAAATTTCGGGTAGAGCGGATTGAAATTGTTGGTAGTACAGTTTTCAAACCAGAGGATTTTGCCAAGATTACCAATCCCTTTGTCGGCAAAGAAGTGACATTTGCAGAATTATTGCAAATCAAAGATGCGATCGCTAAGCTTTATATTGATAACGGTTATGTAACCACAGGTGCATTGATTACACCGCAGACACTAGAAGCAGGAACAGTAAAGATTCAGGTAATCGAAGGTAGTCTGCAAGAAATCAAAATCATTGGTAACAGACGATTACGTAGTCAATACATTCGCGATCGCATTCAACTTGGTGCTGGTAAACCCTTGAACATACCCCGCCTCCTAGAAAAACTCCAACTACTCCGCCTCGATCCACGCATCCAAAACCTCTCAGCCGAATTACAAACAGGCGTACATCCGGGAAGCAATGTATTGCAAGTTGAGGTTGAAGAAGCAGACACTTTTAAACTGACGGCCAGCCTAGATAATGGGCGATCGCCAAGTGTGGGTAGTTTTCGCCGGGGAGTGGATCTGCAAGAAGCCAATTTATTGGGTTTGGGCGATACTCTGAGTGTAGGATACGCCAATACTGATGGCAGTAATAGCATTAATGCCAATTACACCTTACCGATTAATGCCCACAATGGCACTATCTCCTTTGGCTTTAGCCAGGGATGGAACCATGTTATTGAAGAACCATTTAGCGTCCTTGATATCCAATCAGATTCTCAGTCTTATGAATTAGGATATCGCCAACCACTGGTGCAAAAACCAACCCAAGAGTTGGCAGTTGGGCTGTCATTTTCGCGCCAATCAAGCCAAACTGAGTTGGGTATTGATAATATTGGGCCGTTTCGCCTCTCACCAGGTGCAGATGAGAACGGAAAAACGAATATTTCGGCTTTGCGGTTTTTTCAAGAATATACCCAGCGAAGTAACCACTATGTCTTTGCGGCGCGATCGCAATTGAGCTTTGGGGTAGATTGGTTTGATGCCAATGTCAGTGAGAATGAACCAGATAGCCGCTTTTTCGCGTGGCGGGGACAGGCGCAGTGGGTACGACAATTAGCACCAGACACATTATTTTTAGTTAGGGGCGATTTCCAATTAGCGGCAGATTCATTGGTGCCTTTAGAGCAATTTGGTCTTGGTGGACAACTAAGTGTCCGGGGCTATCGCCAAGACGCATTACTTACAGATAATGGTCTGTTGTTTTCGGCAGAATTTCGAGTCCCAATTGTCCGCGCCAATAAGATTAACGGAGTGCTGCAACTTACACCCTTCATTGATGTGGGTAAAGGTTGGAACGTCAACGGCGAAAATCCATCGCCCAGCACCCTTGTGAGTACAGGGTTGGGGCTATTGTGGAAACAGGGTGATGACTTATCGGCTCGCCTCGATTGGGGTATTCCTTTAATCTCGGTGGATGGTGAAAAGCGATCGCTCCAAGAAAATGGTTTGTACTTCTCACTCCGTTATTCGCCATTTTGA
- a CDS encoding S-layer family protein, producing MVMPVSAQVIPDSTLNTAVSQSGDNFTITNGNRVGNNLFHSFSQFSVPSNGSAFFNNAADVQNIFSRVTGGSVSNIDGLIKANGSANLFLLNPSGIIFGANAQLNIGGSFFGTTAESIKFSDGAEFSAISPQKAPLLTMNVPIGLQFGSNPGALAQPAAGIAVQGSGHNAQLGESLQVSGLNLGTRGLHLQSGKMLALLGGNVALDGGLLSAPGGQIELGSITNGSVALNSIPEGFALSYPNASSFGDIQITQRALASTRDLSGQRGGTIQIQGKQVSIRDGSLILVQNRSNQTAGDIAINATESLQIIGKSPDFKSSSSLINETISPGAAGNIIITTPQLNIDGGGYILNRTFSTAPGGNIAINTDEMRVNGFAFGDPNAFRAVSQILAASYGTGKGGNVDISTQNLSILAGGNIAARPYASGNGGDLIVKADTIQVTNEGAPKGLYFSLLSTATFGRGNAGNLKIDTRKLSVQAGGRVSASSIVLGNAGSLTINASESIDVNGVKDAENPSYIGTAVRPVFGFSSATSGNTTINTPLLNISNGATVFVQNLGSGKAGTLNIQANTLRLDNGASISASTKAGGGGNTNLQLRDLLLMRHGSFISAEAGGSGNGGNITLNAPNIVGLENSDIIANAVQGKGGNIQITTQGIIGLKYRPQLTPENDITASSQFGVNGTVQVNNIGVDPNSGLVELPANVTDSSQQIASGCSLNQGSRFIVTGRGGVPQNPNQEVTSDRTWSDIRDISAYRKTGEITTQTPVSSELLVQATGWRRNAQGKIELVANQSSTKMQPSLNCAVLPKKNLGQSPDFFKNSAIAQPSIVPDLYTSKL from the coding sequence ATGGTAATGCCTGTGAGTGCCCAGGTAATTCCTGATAGCACTTTAAATACTGCTGTCTCTCAAAGTGGCGATAACTTTACCATCACCAACGGTAATCGAGTTGGTAACAATTTATTCCACAGCTTCAGCCAATTTTCAGTTCCTAGCAACGGCTCGGCTTTTTTCAACAATGCCGCAGATGTGCAAAATATTTTTTCTCGCGTTACTGGAGGCAGTGTTTCCAACATTGATGGTTTAATTAAAGCCAATGGTAGCGCTAATCTGTTTTTGCTCAATCCCAGTGGAATTATCTTTGGAGCGAATGCCCAACTTAATATTGGCGGTTCCTTTTTTGGGACAACTGCTGAGAGCATTAAATTTAGCGATGGTGCTGAATTTAGCGCAATTAGTCCCCAAAAGGCTCCATTGTTAACGATGAATGTTCCCATTGGTTTGCAATTTGGTAGTAATCCAGGTGCGTTGGCGCAGCCCGCCGCAGGCATCGCTGTTCAAGGGTCAGGACACAATGCTCAATTAGGCGAATCACTTCAGGTTTCTGGATTAAACCTCGGTACGAGAGGATTACACTTGCAATCTGGAAAGATGCTGGCATTGCTGGGTGGGAATGTTGCCTTAGATGGAGGATTGCTCTCTGCACCAGGAGGGCAAATAGAACTGGGTAGCATCACCAACGGCAGCGTCGCGCTCAATTCCATCCCTGAAGGATTTGCGCTGAGTTATCCTAATGCTTCGAGTTTTGGCGATATTCAGATAACCCAACGAGCTTTAGCATCTACACGCGATCTCAGTGGGCAAAGGGGAGGAACCATCCAAATTCAGGGTAAACAGGTCAGCATCCGAGATGGTTCACTGATATTAGTGCAAAATCGCAGCAACCAAACTGCTGGTGATATTGCAATCAATGCCACAGAGTCCCTCCAGATTATCGGCAAGTCTCCTGATTTTAAAAGTTCCAGCAGTTTAATTAATGAAACTATATCCCCAGGTGCAGCAGGGAATATTATCATTACCACCCCACAGCTGAATATTGACGGGGGTGGGTATATCTTAAACCGTACCTTTAGCACAGCACCGGGTGGCAATATTGCAATCAATACTGATGAAATGCGGGTGAATGGTTTTGCATTTGGCGATCCTAATGCTTTTCGAGCAGTCAGCCAGATATTAGCTGCTTCTTATGGCACTGGGAAAGGTGGAAATGTTGACATCTCTACTCAAAACCTGTCTATTTTAGCTGGCGGCAATATAGCAGCAAGACCCTACGCTTCAGGTAATGGCGGCGATCTCATCGTCAAGGCAGATACAATTCAGGTGACAAATGAGGGAGCGCCAAAGGGTTTGTATTTTAGTCTGTTGTCTACTGCCACATTCGGGCGTGGTAATGCAGGGAATTTGAAAATCGATACCCGCAAGCTGTCGGTTCAAGCTGGCGGCAGAGTGTCAGCTTCTAGCATAGTTTTAGGAAATGCGGGTTCACTGACTATCAATGCGTCTGAATCGATTGATGTGAATGGTGTAAAAGATGCAGAAAATCCCAGCTATATTGGTACAGCTGTTCGTCCTGTTTTTGGATTTTCCAGCGCTACTTCAGGTAACACCACGATTAACACCCCACTTCTTAACATCAGTAATGGTGCAACAGTTTTTGTCCAAAACCTTGGCTCCGGTAAAGCTGGTACTCTAAACATTCAGGCGAACACCCTACGACTCGATAATGGAGCCAGTATTTCAGCATCCACAAAAGCTGGCGGTGGTGGTAACACTAATTTACAACTGCGGGATCTACTACTGATGCGTCATGGTAGCTTTATCAGTGCAGAAGCAGGGGGCAGTGGTAATGGTGGCAATATCACGCTTAATGCTCCGAACATCGTGGGTTTAGAAAACAGTGACATTATTGCCAATGCAGTCCAAGGAAAAGGTGGCAATATTCAAATCACTACCCAAGGAATTATTGGATTGAAATATCGTCCTCAACTGACTCCCGAAAACGACATCACTGCCAGTTCCCAGTTTGGAGTCAACGGTACGGTTCAAGTTAATAATATTGGTGTCGATCCCAATTCTGGCTTAGTGGAACTACCAGCGAATGTCACTGATTCATCACAGCAAATAGCTAGTGGTTGTTCTCTAAACCAAGGCAGTCGATTTATCGTAACGGGACGGGGTGGTGTCCCGCAAAATCCAAATCAAGAAGTGACGAGCGATCGCACTTGGTCTGATATCCGCGATATCTCTGCATACCGTAAAACTGGCGAAATCACAACACAAACCCCTGTATCCTCAGAGCTTCTTGTCCAAGCCACAGGTTGGAGACGCAATGCTCAAGGCAAAATCGAGTTAGTTGCAAATCAATCTTCTACTAAAATGCAACCATCTTTAAACTGTGCGGTACTTCCTAAGAAAAATTTAGGTCAAAGCCCCGACTTTTTTAAAAATTCGGCGATCGCGCAGCCATCAATTGTTCCCGATCTATATACATCGAAATTATAG
- a CDS encoding response regulator, whose translation MLESILKSMHILLVDDNPNNLKVLSQAIQGCGWKILMATDGESAIEQAEYSDPNLILLDVMMPDIDGFEICRRLKANFLTKNIPVIFMTALCDATDKVKGLEIGAVDYITKPFQKEELIARLKLHLNISHLTHTLEQRVEERTIELTQSLQKLQNTQLQLIQSEKMSTLGQLVAGIGHEINNPIGFISGSCSHIEEYMNDLLRLVNLQQQKLPHPDPEIEELIEEIDLEYLAKDLPKIMESMHQGIDRLKDISLSLRTFARADILSLVEFQIHEGIDSTLMLLKHRLKDQGDRPTIEVIKKYGVLPLITCYPGQLNQVFMNLIANAIDALDESNTDRSFEEIKSNPNRITITTSLKELNVEVKIADNGIGMSESVKQKIFDHLFTTKSVGKGTGLGLAIARQIIVEKHGGSIECNSSTEQGTEFVILIPVRQ comes from the coding sequence ATGCTCGAATCTATTTTGAAGTCAATGCATATTCTTTTGGTAGATGACAATCCCAATAATCTCAAAGTGCTATCACAAGCGATTCAGGGATGTGGGTGGAAAATACTTATGGCAACCGATGGAGAATCAGCCATTGAACAAGCAGAATATTCTGATCCTAACCTCATTCTCCTGGATGTAATGATGCCGGATATTGATGGATTTGAAATTTGCCGCCGACTGAAAGCCAATTTTCTCACTAAGAATATTCCGGTCATTTTTATGACTGCTTTATGCGATGCCACAGATAAAGTAAAAGGACTAGAAATTGGTGCAGTTGATTACATTACCAAACCTTTTCAAAAAGAAGAACTTATTGCTCGATTAAAGTTACATTTGAATATCTCCCATCTTACCCATACCCTCGAACAAAGAGTGGAAGAACGCACCATAGAATTAACTCAATCTCTACAAAAGTTACAAAATACCCAACTACAACTAATTCAAAGTGAGAAAATGTCCACCCTTGGACAACTTGTTGCAGGCATAGGTCATGAGATTAATAACCCAATTGGTTTTATTAGTGGAAGTTGCTCTCATATTGAAGAATATATGAATGATCTCCTGCGTTTGGTGAATCTACAACAGCAAAAGTTACCACACCCAGACCCGGAAATTGAAGAACTCATTGAAGAAATTGACTTAGAGTATCTGGCTAAAGATTTACCAAAAATTATGGAATCAATGCACCAGGGAATTGATCGTCTTAAGGACATTAGCCTTTCTCTAAGAACCTTTGCTCGAGCCGATATTTTATCTCTGGTAGAGTTTCAGATTCATGAAGGAATTGATAGTACCTTAATGCTCTTAAAGCATCGACTCAAAGACCAAGGCGATCGCCCGACAATCGAGGTTATCAAAAAATATGGCGTGCTACCTCTAATTACTTGCTATCCTGGTCAATTAAATCAAGTATTTATGAATTTAATAGCGAACGCTATAGATGCATTGGATGAATCAAATACAGATCGGAGTTTTGAGGAAATTAAATCTAATCCTAACCGAATTACAATTACCACTTCCTTGAAAGAGTTAAATGTTGAGGTGAAGATTGCTGATAATGGAATTGGCATGAGCGAATCAGTCAAACAAAAAATCTTTGACCACTTATTTACTACGAAAAGTGTTGGTAAAGGTACAGGATTAGGGCTGGCGATCGCTCGACAAATTATAGTGGAAAAACATGGTGGTTCAATCGAGTGCAACTCTTCTACAGAGCAAGGTACAGAATTTGTGATCTTAATTCCAGTTCGACAGTAA
- a CDS encoding CIA30 family protein, with amino-acid sequence MTDKNRSQWDLGRFIETLTYFEVIPFLNWVQQLIQGRPKDNQDRPNGGRNVGVILVAGATGGVGKRVVQRSLQQGYKVRALVRDIDKARSILGNDIDLVVADITKPETLTPLVMADIQAVVCCTAVRVQPVEGDTADRAKYYQGVKFYQPEIVGDTPENVEYQGVKNLVQAAAKYLPQANEKPIFDFTKPSAELKDNWGALDDVVMGGVSASNIQLVENTALFAGNVSTANSGGFASVRTKNFDPHFNLSGYEGVKLRVKGDGQRYKIFLRTDTKWDGIGYSYSFDTVANTWIDVHIPFADLIPVFRAKVVKDAPPIEQTRICSYQLMLSKFEYDGALNPKFSPGGFTLQLESIKAYGGTTLPQFILVSSAGVTRPGRPGINLDEEPPAVKLNDQLGGILTWKLKGEDSLRESGIPYTIIRPCALTEEAGGKELIFEQGDNIKGKISREDVAELCVQALKIAPACNITFEVKQTDNTVNSIDWQRLFSNLVKDK; translated from the coding sequence ATGACTGACAAAAATCGTTCTCAATGGGACTTAGGCAGGTTTATCGAAACCCTGACTTACTTTGAGGTAATTCCTTTCCTTAACTGGGTACAGCAGTTAATCCAAGGCCGTCCAAAGGATAATCAAGATAGACCCAATGGAGGAAGAAACGTGGGTGTAATACTAGTAGCAGGTGCAACAGGTGGTGTAGGTAAACGAGTGGTGCAGCGATCGCTCCAACAGGGTTATAAAGTTCGCGCCCTAGTTCGAGACATTGACAAAGCACGGTCGATTCTAGGTAATGATATAGACTTAGTAGTTGCGGATATCACAAAACCAGAAACTTTAACTCCTTTAGTTATGGCTGATATCCAAGCTGTAGTTTGCTGCACAGCAGTGCGCGTGCAACCAGTTGAAGGAGACACAGCCGATAGAGCCAAATATTATCAAGGTGTTAAATTTTACCAGCCAGAAATTGTTGGCGACACCCCAGAAAATGTAGAATATCAAGGTGTCAAAAACTTAGTCCAAGCGGCTGCAAAATATTTACCCCAAGCAAACGAAAAACCGATATTTGATTTCACCAAGCCATCAGCAGAATTAAAAGATAACTGGGGGGCGTTGGATGATGTTGTTATGGGTGGCGTGAGTGCCAGTAATATTCAATTAGTAGAAAATACAGCTTTGTTTGCTGGTAATGTCTCCACCGCTAATTCTGGCGGATTTGCATCTGTTAGAACTAAGAATTTCGATCCGCACTTCAACTTATCCGGTTATGAAGGTGTGAAATTGCGCGTCAAAGGTGATGGACAACGTTATAAAATCTTCCTACGAACAGATACAAAATGGGATGGCATTGGCTACAGCTATTCTTTTGACACAGTAGCTAATACTTGGATAGATGTTCACATTCCCTTTGCAGATTTGATTCCCGTCTTTCGGGCAAAAGTTGTCAAAGATGCGCCGCCTATTGAGCAGACTAGAATTTGTTCATACCAATTGATGTTGAGCAAATTTGAATATGATGGGGCTTTGAATCCCAAATTTTCCCCTGGTGGTTTTACTTTGCAATTGGAATCAATTAAAGCTTACGGCGGTACAACTTTACCACAATTTATCCTAGTCAGTTCAGCAGGCGTAACTCGTCCCGGTCGCCCTGGCATTAATTTAGATGAAGAACCGCCAGCAGTGAAGTTAAATGACCAATTAGGAGGAATTCTAACTTGGAAGTTGAAGGGAGAAGATAGTTTAAGAGAAAGCGGAATTCCTTATACGATTATTAGACCTTGTGCTTTAACTGAGGAAGCAGGAGGTAAGGAATTAATATTCGAGCAAGGCGATAATATTAAGGGCAAAATCAGCCGTGAAGATGTGGCAGAACTTTGCGTGCAAGCGCTAAAAATAGCACCAGCTTGTAATATCACCTTTGAGGTAAAACAGACAGACAATACTGTTAACTCTATTGATTGGCAGAGGCTATTTTCTAACTTAGTAAAGGATAAATAA
- a CDS encoding LD-carboxypeptidase codes for MNIKRREFITTCGLATLATQIPSFTAQGKPSPNIIRKPSRLQVGDTVGLIAPAGIVDAKDIEAAQQSLSQLGLKVKLGKHILDRYGYLAGKDSDRAQDVNLMFSDRTIKAIIPMRGGWGCNRILPLLNYSLIRSHPKIIIGYSDITTLLLAINARSKMITFHGPVATSTWNQFTVDYFKRILFNGEAVTMQNLNPSEVRVETIAPGKATGKLIGGNLSVLSAMIGSPYLPSWNKSILFVEEVGEDVYRIDRMLTQLKTAGILNQIAGFIFGQCTKCSLGDEPSFTLMQVLQQHLLPLGIPAWYGSMIGHIKDKFTLPIGLEVEIDAELGIIRMLESAVSLV; via the coding sequence ATGAATATCAAACGTCGGGAATTTATTACAACCTGTGGACTAGCTACCTTAGCCACCCAGATACCATCATTTACTGCCCAAGGTAAGCCATCTCCAAACATTATCCGCAAACCGTCACGCCTACAAGTGGGTGATACTGTAGGATTAATCGCCCCTGCGGGTATTGTTGATGCTAAAGATATCGAAGCAGCACAGCAATCACTTTCCCAATTAGGGTTAAAAGTCAAGTTGGGGAAGCATATTCTAGACCGTTACGGCTATTTAGCGGGTAAAGATAGCGATCGCGCCCAGGATGTAAACTTGATGTTTAGCGATCGCACCATCAAAGCAATTATCCCTATGCGTGGTGGCTGGGGTTGTAATCGCATTTTACCCCTACTCAACTACTCACTAATCCGCTCCCATCCAAAAATTATCATCGGCTACAGCGATATTACGACGCTGTTGTTGGCAATTAACGCCCGTAGTAAAATGATTACTTTTCATGGGCCAGTTGCCACATCTACCTGGAATCAATTTACAGTCGATTACTTCAAACGCATCCTATTTAATGGTGAAGCAGTGACTATGCAAAATCTCAACCCTAGCGAAGTGCGGGTGGAGACAATAGCACCAGGAAAGGCAACGGGTAAACTCATCGGTGGAAACTTATCAGTGCTATCAGCGATGATAGGTTCACCTTATCTACCTTCTTGGAACAAAAGCATCCTATTTGTGGAAGAAGTTGGCGAGGATGTTTACCGGATAGATAGAATGCTGACGCAGTTAAAAACTGCTGGGATACTTAATCAAATTGCTGGCTTTATCTTTGGGCAATGCACTAAATGTAGTCTTGGGGATGAACCATCATTTACATTAATGCAAGTATTGCAACAACACCTACTTCCTTTAGGGATTCCTGCTTGGTATGGTTCAATGATTGGTCATATTAAAGATAAATTTACCTTGCCAATCGGTTTAGAAGTGGAAATAGATGCTGAACTTGGGATAATACGAATGTTAGAGTCGGCTGTCAGTCTGGTTTAA
- a CDS encoding NAD(P)/FAD-dependent oxidoreductase: protein MLRLTEVKLPLDHLEDEIKTAILKKLQITDEELISYSIFKRSYDARKKGEIALVYILDVETTQEIHLLKRLKKDPHVMATPDMSYRPVAQAPSNLAIRPIVIGTGPCGLFAGLMLAQMGFRPIILERGKKVRDRTADTFGFWKKKSDFNPESNAQFGEGGAGTFSDGKLYSQVKDPQHYGRKVLTELVNAGASPEILYINKPHIGTFKLVGIVQSMRAKIESLGGEIRFQSRVEDINIENGQVRGVTLASGEYIASDYVVLAVGHSARDTFQMLFERGVYIEPKPFSIGFRVEHPQTLIDQCRFGAQAGHKLLGAADYKLVHHCQNGRSVYSFCMCPGGLVVAAASEPGRLVTNGMSQYSRNERNANSAIVVGITPEDYPGNALAGIDFQRRLEEQAFKLGGGTYEAPGQLVGDFLNHRPSTALGTVKPSYTPGVHLGDLSQSLPDYAIAAIREALPAFDKQIKGFAMDDAVLTGVETRTSSPIRIKRKEDYQSLNTVGLYPAGEGAGYAGGILSAGIDGIKVAEAVALSILRNCVV, encoded by the coding sequence ATGTTACGACTAACAGAAGTAAAGCTCCCGCTCGATCATCTTGAAGATGAGATCAAGACTGCCATCCTCAAAAAGCTGCAAATCACGGACGAAGAATTGATCAGCTATTCCATCTTCAAGCGTAGCTATGATGCCCGTAAGAAAGGAGAGATCGCTCTTGTTTATATTCTGGATGTAGAAACGACTCAGGAGATTCATCTACTCAAGCGCCTGAAAAAAGATCCCCATGTAATGGCTACGCCAGACATGAGTTATCGCCCAGTGGCTCAAGCACCTAGTAATTTGGCGATTCGCCCCATTGTCATTGGTACTGGGCCTTGTGGATTATTTGCAGGTTTGATGCTTGCACAAATGGGTTTCCGTCCAATCATTTTAGAGCGTGGCAAAAAAGTTCGCGATCGCACTGCTGATACTTTTGGCTTTTGGAAGAAAAAATCAGACTTCAACCCCGAATCTAATGCCCAGTTTGGCGAAGGTGGGGCGGGTACGTTCTCCGATGGCAAACTCTACAGTCAAGTCAAAGATCCTCAGCATTATGGGCGTAAGGTATTAACCGAACTCGTCAACGCCGGAGCCTCACCAGAAATTCTCTATATCAACAAACCGCACATCGGCACTTTTAAACTGGTGGGAATCGTCCAAAGTATGCGTGCCAAAATCGAATCCCTCGGCGGTGAAATTCGCTTTCAAAGCCGGGTGGAAGATATCAACATCGAAAATGGACAGGTGCGGGGAGTTACCCTCGCCAGTGGGGAATATATCGCCAGCGATTATGTCGTTCTGGCAGTGGGGCACAGCGCCCGTGATACCTTCCAAATGCTATTTGAACGTGGAGTTTACATCGAGCCGAAACCTTTTTCCATTGGCTTTCGGGTCGAACATCCCCAGACTCTCATCGACCAATGTCGTTTCGGCGCTCAGGCAGGTCATAAGCTTTTAGGTGCTGCCGATTACAAACTGGTTCACCATTGCCAAAATGGTCGTTCCGTCTATAGTTTCTGTATGTGTCCGGGGGGCTTGGTGGTTGCAGCCGCATCTGAACCGGGGCGACTTGTCACCAATGGGATGAGCCAATACTCTCGCAATGAGCGCAATGCCAATAGTGCGATCGTTGTGGGCATCACCCCAGAAGATTATCCGGGTAATGCTTTGGCAGGAATTGACTTTCAACGGCGCTTAGAAGAACAGGCTTTTAAATTAGGCGGTGGAACTTATGAAGCTCCAGGGCAGTTGGTAGGTGACTTTCTCAACCATCGTCCCTCGACAGCATTGGGCACTGTTAAACCGTCTTATACACCAGGGGTACATTTGGGCGATCTGAGTCAGAGTTTACCAGATTATGCGATCGCCGCCATCCGCGAAGCACTTCCTGCTTTTGACAAACAAATTAAAGGATTTGCGATGGATGATGCCGTTTTGACTGGTGTGGAAACCCGCACATCATCACCGATTCGGATTAAACGCAAAGAAGATTATCAGAGTTTAAATACAGTCGGTCTTTATCCGGCTGGTGAGGGCGCGGGATATGCAGGGGGAATTCTCTCGGCGGGTATCGATGGTATTAAGGTGGCGGAGGCGGTAGCTTTAAGTATTTTGAGGAATTGCGTAGTTTAA
- a CDS encoding alkene reductase, with translation MPEKSGLFAPVRLGSLDLPNRIIMSPMSRLRATTECVPTPLMVEYYTQRASAGLIITEGTHPSPMGRGYTTCPGLHNEEQVTGWRKVTDAVHAAGGRIFVQLMHAGRVSHSSLLPNHARPIAPSAVPVVSEEVHVWDGKVPFEIPRPLELDEIPEIVEEYRRSAELSIEAGFDGVELHAATGYLPNQFQVSSSNQRTDAYGGTLENRTRFTLEVVNALCSVRGAERIGVKIAPGFTVNDTFDDDPAETYTYVAKSLSPLGLAYLHVGYDRGYARGTAPKFNPIDLLRPVYQGTLIAVGGFDRQRGDEAITSARADAIVFGRLFISNPDLVDRLRLNAPLNESDVRAFYGGSEHGYTDYQTLSQLH, from the coding sequence ATGCCAGAAAAATCAGGACTGTTCGCGCCAGTTAGACTAGGTTCGCTCGATCTTCCCAACCGCATCATCATGTCTCCGATGTCCCGTCTCCGGGCAACTACTGAGTGTGTACCTACCCCCCTAATGGTCGAATACTACACCCAGCGAGCTTCGGCGGGACTCATTATTACGGAAGGGACGCATCCAAGTCCAATGGGGCGAGGTTACACAACCTGTCCTGGGTTGCACAACGAGGAGCAGGTTACAGGCTGGCGAAAAGTGACAGATGCAGTTCATGCTGCTGGAGGTCGGATATTTGTGCAACTGATGCACGCTGGACGGGTGTCGCATTCCTCCCTATTACCTAACCATGCCCGACCGATCGCACCTTCGGCTGTCCCGGTGGTGTCCGAAGAAGTTCACGTTTGGGATGGCAAAGTCCCTTTCGAGATACCCCGTCCGTTAGAGTTGGACGAAATACCCGAAATAGTAGAGGAGTACCGCCGCTCTGCGGAACTCTCTATTGAAGCAGGTTTTGATGGTGTGGAACTTCATGCAGCAACTGGATATCTACCCAACCAGTTCCAAGTCAGCAGCTCCAACCAACGCACCGATGCCTATGGTGGTACATTGGAGAATCGAACTCGCTTCACGCTCGAAGTAGTCAATGCTCTGTGTAGCGTCCGGGGAGCGGAGCGGATTGGGGTCAAGATTGCCCCCGGCTTCACAGTTAACGACACATTTGATGACGATCCTGCCGAAACTTACACCTATGTCGCAAAATCACTCAGTCCATTGGGTTTGGCATACTTGCACGTGGGGTATGACCGAGGTTACGCCAGAGGAACTGCACCGAAGTTTAACCCCATTGATCTCCTACGTCCCGTTTACCAAGGAACACTGATAGCTGTGGGTGGGTTTGATCGACAACGAGGTGATGAAGCAATTACAAGCGCGCGGGCTGATGCCATCGTTTTCGGGCGACTGTTCATCTCTAACCCTGACTTAGTGGATCGGCTACGGCTCAATGCCCCCCTGAACGAAAGTGACGTGAGGGCGTTCTATGGTGGTAGTGAACATGGCTACACAGACTATCAAACCCTGTCGCAACTCCATTGA